The following are encoded together in the Ignisphaera sp. genome:
- a CDS encoding ABC transporter ATP-binding protein translates to SAVVVRDLVKVYGRGSVGVDGLSFTVGDGEIYALVGPNGSGKTTTLRIIATLIKPTRGSVYVYGVDVVKEPLRVRSMINYLPEEAGAYRDLTGYDFIKFMLSLRFGGTKLEEAVEEAAKICDLGNTLKKPIRTYSKGMKRILAVATVLASKPKLLILDEPTTGLDVEKSIYVRDLIKKYDRDVAIGAATGPLLAKIGGWLGGLRIFAKLPAWLRW, encoded by the coding sequence GTCTGCTGTTGTTGTTAGGGATCTTGTTAAGGTCTATGGTAGGGGGTCTGTAGGTGTTGATGGCCTTTCTTTTACTGTTGGCGATGGTGAGATATATGCTTTGGTTGGGCCTAATGGGAGTGGTAAGACAACTACTCTTAGGATTATAGCTACTTTGATTAAGCCTACTAGAGGTAGTGTCTATGTCTATGGTGTTGACGTTGTTAAAGAGCCTCTTCGTGTTAGGTCTATGATCAACTACCTGCCTGAAGAGGCTGGTGCATACAGGGATTTGACTGGCTATGACTTCATAAAGTTTATGCTTTCCCTAAGGTTTGGTGGTACAAAGCTTGAAGAAGCTGTTGAAGAAGCTGCCAAAATATGCGATCTCGGAAACACTTTGAAAAAGCCTATTAGAACATATAGCAAGGGCATGAAAAGAATACTCGCCGTCGCAACTGTTCTAGCCTCCAAACCAAAACTCCTAATACTAGACGAGCCAACAACCGGACTAGACGTTGAGAAAAGCATATATGTTAGAGACCTGATTAAAAAATACGATAGAGATGTTGCAATAGGCGCCGCTACTGGTCCTCTACTCGCTAAAATTGGTGGTTGGCTTGGTGGTCTTAGGATATTCGCTAAGCTACCCGCTTGGCTGAGGTGGTAA
- a CDS encoding type I 3-dehydroquinate dehydratase yields MCSSRVGASTRRPLVVASIPIKSLEDLETALSISDADYVEIRLDYFDNPSSIDYTVFRGRNVIATLREYSEGGAKIFDPELKKRLIRLWRELGILYDVEISFVERHGIEYEDAIVSIHLFDKPRSLLEIKNSVKKYVDKAFAVKIATTPFKGYKKFLASLLELGDNIAVMPMSTDPVERIAFALLGSKLVYGYVTEPTAKGQMHYRKILEIIKTLFT; encoded by the coding sequence ATGTGTTCTAGCAGGGTAGGTGCATCAACTAGACGCCCACTTGTTGTAGCATCTATTCCCATAAAAAGCCTAGAGGATCTCGAGACAGCTCTCTCAATCAGCGATGCAGACTATGTCGAGATTAGGCTAGACTACTTCGATAACCCTAGCAGTATAGACTACACCGTGTTCAGGGGTAGGAATGTCATAGCAACTCTCAGGGAGTACAGTGAGGGGGGTGCAAAAATATTTGATCCAGAGTTGAAGAAGAGGTTGATAAGGCTTTGGAGAGAACTTGGCATACTATACGATGTTGAAATAAGCTTTGTGGAGAGACATGGCATCGAATATGAAGACGCTATTGTGTCTATCCATCTATTTGATAAACCGAGGTCGCTTCTCGAAATAAAAAACAGTGTAAAAAAGTATGTTGACAAGGCATTTGCTGTAAAGATAGCTACAACACCTTTCAAAGGCTATAAAAAGTTCTTGGCCAGCCTACTTGAGTTAGGCGACAACATAGCTGTTATGCCCATGTCAACAGACCCTGTAGAGAGAATAGCTTTCGCATTACTAGGCTCAAAACTTGTCTACGGCTATGTGACAGAACCTACAGCCAAGGGTCAGATGCATTACAGAAAAATCCTAGAGATAATCAAAACTCTGTTTACATAG
- the aroA gene encoding 3-phosphoshikimate 1-carboxyvinyltransferase produces the protein MIRKSIIRGKVSAPPSKNYAIRLVFSSLFTDIALDNLMLSDDVADALDAISVFGVRFDGRRFIRPERIALHSDRIYLRGSATVLRMLIPIAAVVGGKIYIDGGESLRRRPIKAVVEALSSRGVAFSNNSLPTVMEGRLRDTYIEISGHESSQYISGFMIAFAMVGGGTIKIIPPLASRRYVELTAEVLTVLGVDVKMYENRIDVNVAEKLRGYTGSVPGDYLLASFYVSSALLTGGEIAVGNLANLAGDAKPHRVVDAYREMGGYSLYSNGVWHAKASDDYSGIRINVFDDPDLAVSIAPLAAVARGETVIEGIENLRIKESDRVETIVSTLRAFGVDAYTRGNAIHIIGGEPRETSIYCPDDHRIAMMFAAIALRAGGSIDKAECVNKSNPGFWRDLISLGGNIDVF, from the coding sequence GTGATAAGAAAGTCTATCATACGTGGAAAAGTCTCTGCACCACCATCGAAAAACTATGCAATTAGACTAGTATTCTCATCGCTATTCACAGACATTGCTCTTGACAACCTTATGCTATCTGACGATGTTGCAGACGCATTAGATGCTATATCTGTTTTTGGTGTTAGATTCGATGGGAGGAGATTCATAAGGCCAGAGAGAATTGCTCTGCACAGTGATAGGATATATTTAAGGGGTTCTGCAACTGTTTTAAGAATGCTGATACCGATTGCAGCTGTTGTTGGTGGTAAAATCTATATAGATGGCGGTGAGTCGCTTAGGAGGAGACCCATCAAGGCTGTGGTAGAAGCTTTGTCTAGCAGGGGGGTCGCGTTTTCAAATAATTCTCTGCCTACTGTAATGGAGGGGAGGCTTAGAGATACGTACATAGAGATTTCTGGTCATGAGAGTAGCCAATACATAAGCGGGTTTATGATAGCATTTGCTATGGTGGGCGGCGGGACAATAAAGATTATCCCGCCTTTGGCTTCAAGGAGATACGTAGAGCTGACGGCAGAGGTTCTAACTGTCTTGGGGGTGGATGTCAAGATGTATGAAAATAGAATAGATGTTAATGTTGCTGAGAAGCTGAGGGGGTACACAGGTAGTGTGCCAGGCGACTACCTGTTAGCATCATTCTATGTATCCTCAGCCCTTTTGACAGGAGGTGAAATAGCTGTTGGCAACCTAGCTAATCTGGCTGGCGATGCAAAGCCCCATAGGGTGGTTGATGCTTATAGAGAGATGGGTGGATATAGCCTGTACAGCAATGGGGTTTGGCATGCAAAAGCATCTGACGACTATTCGGGTATAAGAATCAATGTTTTCGATGACCCGGATCTAGCAGTGTCTATAGCGCCTCTAGCGGCTGTGGCAAGGGGTGAGACTGTTATCGAGGGTATAGAGAATTTGAGGATAAAGGAAAGTGATAGAGTCGAAACTATAGTGTCGACGCTTAGAGCCTTTGGCGTGGATGCGTATACAAGGGGCAACGCCATTCATATAATTGGTGGGGAGCCTCGCGAGACAAGCATCTATTGTCCTGACGACCACAGAATCGCCATGATGTTTGCAGCAATAGCCCTTAGGGCTGGGGGCTCCATAGACAAGGCTGAGTGTGTCAATAAAAGCAATCCGGGCTTCTGGAGAGACTTAATATCGTTGGGTGGAAATATAGATGTGTTCTAG
- a CDS encoding shikimate kinase encodes MSAWGGISIVNAIPSGLGSAAAIDMKTRVKIRSCGDAATNTSRLVETIINYFTARYGLPKVCVEIESDVPMGSGLKSSSSVAVALIDALRRHFSLEELDVPRLAAELSKIAGVSITGALDDAAAAYYGGIVFTDNTNMKILRVVDNKSELAAVVLLPKNVQRPQIDVEKLRRFSHIFVEAYNIAVQGEILKAMTINGLAIARLLNYPEDIPRKALELGALAAGVSGNGPAIFAVCRLGDEGPVLDLFGRYGEVYMHRFVRLGEKP; translated from the coding sequence ATGTCAGCATGGGGAGGGATATCAATAGTTAATGCCATACCCTCTGGCCTAGGATCGGCAGCGGCCATAGATATGAAGACACGGGTAAAGATTAGATCTTGTGGCGATGCTGCGACAAATACATCGAGACTTGTTGAAACAATAATAAACTATTTCACAGCTAGATATGGATTGCCCAAGGTGTGTGTGGAAATAGAATCTGATGTGCCGATGGGAAGCGGTTTAAAGAGTAGTAGCTCGGTGGCGGTAGCGCTAATAGATGCTCTGAGAAGACACTTTTCGCTAGAAGAGCTTGATGTTCCTAGACTTGCAGCAGAGCTATCGAAAATAGCGGGAGTGTCTATAACGGGCGCCTTAGACGATGCAGCTGCGGCGTACTATGGTGGAATTGTATTCACAGATAATACAAACATGAAGATTCTGAGGGTTGTAGACAACAAATCCGAGCTTGCAGCAGTTGTTCTTCTACCAAAAAATGTTCAAAGACCTCAAATAGATGTTGAGAAACTTAGAAGGTTTTCCCACATATTTGTAGAGGCCTACAACATTGCTGTGCAGGGGGAGATACTAAAGGCCATGACCATAAATGGGCTTGCCATAGCCAGGCTTCTAAACTATCCAGAGGATATCCCGAGGAAGGCCCTCGAACTCGGTGCTCTGGCAGCAGGGGTCTCGGGCAACGGCCCTGCGATCTTCGCTGTTTGTAGGCTTGGCGACGAAGGGCCTGTGTTAGATCTCTTTGGCAGGTATGGTGAGGTATATATGCATAGATTTGTTAGACTAGGTGAAAAACCTTGA
- the aroC gene encoding chorismate synthase: protein MPGNSFGKMFRITTFGESHGPLIGVVVDGVPAGLPISEDDINFELSFRRPGYAYTSPRREQDRAKIVSGVFNGRTTGAPIAIVVENTDVDSSYYEKMKYTPRPGHADLPYIFRYGFENWDYRGGGRASGRETVARVAAGAIAKKLLMLLDTKVAGCVEAVDGTRIKEGITFEDVLKSRCRRFRACKEEYEVTFQKILEEAIKEGDSVGALVRVVVDGVPRGLGEPVFDKLKADLAKAVMSIPAVIGFELGIGFEAAYKRGSEVSDELIVVNGDIRWRNNFYGGIVGGISTGEQIVFRCVFKPTSSIRKPIKTVDIRTLEEKTIVVEGRHDPCIGIRGVAVVEAMTAITLVDHAIRSGLIPSTRLSQKDADVVEDRWKRYREICQHGEGYQ, encoded by the coding sequence ATGCCAGGAAACTCATTTGGTAAAATGTTTAGAATTACAACATTTGGCGAAAGCCATGGGCCGCTAATAGGGGTTGTCGTAGATGGTGTTCCAGCTGGTCTGCCAATATCAGAAGATGACATAAACTTTGAGCTATCATTTAGAAGACCTGGCTATGCATATACATCGCCGAGAAGGGAACAGGATAGAGCTAAGATTGTCAGCGGGGTCTTCAACGGCAGAACCACTGGAGCGCCAATAGCAATTGTGGTTGAGAACACAGATGTTGATTCTAGTTACTACGAAAAGATGAAATACACCCCGAGGCCTGGGCATGCAGATCTTCCATACATATTTCGCTATGGCTTTGAGAACTGGGATTATAGAGGTGGTGGAAGGGCTAGCGGCAGAGAGACTGTGGCAAGGGTTGCAGCAGGAGCTATAGCCAAAAAGCTTCTCATGTTGCTAGATACGAAAGTGGCTGGCTGTGTAGAGGCTGTTGACGGCACTAGAATCAAAGAGGGTATAACATTTGAAGATGTTCTCAAATCTAGATGCAGAAGATTCAGGGCTTGTAAGGAGGAGTATGAAGTGACATTCCAAAAGATTTTGGAAGAGGCCATTAAAGAAGGTGATAGTGTGGGGGCGCTAGTTAGAGTGGTTGTAGATGGTGTTCCAAGGGGTCTGGGGGAACCCGTTTTCGATAAACTCAAAGCCGATCTAGCCAAAGCAGTCATGTCAATACCTGCTGTTATCGGCTTCGAACTTGGTATAGGGTTTGAAGCCGCCTATAAGAGGGGTAGTGAGGTGTCTGACGAGCTCATAGTCGTTAACGGCGATATCAGGTGGAGGAACAATTTCTATGGGGGGATAGTAGGCGGTATATCAACTGGGGAGCAGATAGTTTTTAGATGTGTCTTCAAGCCGACAAGCTCGATCAGAAAACCGATAAAGACAGTCGATATTAGAACACTTGAGGAAAAAACCATTGTTGTTGAGGGAAGACACGATCCGTGCATTGGTATTAGAGGTGTTGCTGTTGTAGAGGCCATGACTGCTATAACCCTGGTCGACCACGCTATCAGATCTGGTCTAATACCTTCGACACGGCTTAGCCAAAAAGATGCTGATGTTGTTGAGGATAGGTGGAAGAGGTATAGGGAGATATGTCAGCATGGGGAGGGATATCAATAG
- a CDS encoding shikimate dehydrogenase produces the protein MFWIDSSTKIFGILGRNIGYTLSPAIHNYIFREVGYNAVYLVFDVAEEKFDYVARALIDICEGLNVTIPYKERIMQYLTSFDASAERVGAVNTVYRGRGYNTDYIALKKLVEPHKELLENGVCYVFGAGGAAKAVVLALGERGCRIRIVNRSSDRAERLVKELRKYVDVEMSSASACREAAVVVNATPNPDFVPDSCFHGGLKLAIELVYRPVETSVVRRARGVGAAVINGLEILVGQALEAQRIWLGIDFPSEKVVAHLHARKLIW, from the coding sequence ATGTTTTGGATAGACTCTTCAACAAAAATATTCGGTATTTTGGGAAGAAACATAGGCTATACACTCTCCCCAGCTATACACAACTACATCTTCAGAGAGGTTGGCTACAACGCTGTTTACCTCGTTTTTGATGTTGCTGAAGAGAAGTTCGATTATGTTGCCAGGGCCCTTATAGACATTTGCGAGGGGCTCAATGTAACGATACCGTATAAAGAAAGGATTATGCAGTATCTAACCTCGTTCGACGCTTCTGCAGAGAGGGTTGGCGCTGTCAATACTGTGTATAGAGGTAGGGGCTACAACACAGACTACATAGCATTGAAAAAGCTTGTCGAGCCCCATAAGGAGCTTCTCGAGAATGGGGTTTGCTATGTTTTTGGGGCTGGGGGAGCAGCTAAAGCTGTTGTATTGGCACTGGGAGAAAGGGGCTGTAGGATAAGGATTGTCAACAGATCTAGTGATAGAGCAGAGAGGCTGGTTAAGGAGCTTAGAAAATATGTTGATGTGGAGATGTCCAGTGCTTCAGCATGTAGAGAGGCAGCTGTAGTTGTTAACGCTACCCCAAACCCAGACTTTGTACCGGATAGCTGTTTCCATGGGGGCCTCAAGCTAGCTATAGAGCTTGTCTATAGACCTGTAGAAACATCTGTTGTTAGAAGAGCCAGAGGCGTGGGGGCAGCTGTGATCAATGGGCTGGAGATACTTGTTGGCCAGGCTCTTGAAGCACAGAGGATATGGCTTGGAATAGACTTTCCAAGCGAAAAGGTTGTGGCGCACCTCCATGCCAGGAAACTCATTTGGTAA
- the aroB gene encoding 3-dehydroquinate synthase — MRVLSKVLCCQETKAFIGRGALEKAAEEIPEKAKILLVRQDVLEPSPILKVFRNIVDEVVLKGGEEAKDIEVVLKIVERMHEAGIQRSDYVAAFGGGTLTDVTGFAASIYLRGVNFVAIPTTLLGMVDAAIGGKNAVNFKNVKNVLGTFYQPRIIVADTRFLDTLPQQEYVNGLAEVIKYGLALDKELYEFLRGNSEKILSRDEEALERVVERSIADKLFVVEQDVFDVKGIRIVLNFGHTVGHLIESLSGFSISHGKAVAVGMAYESLVSALMGLSSYDVHREIVEMLKMYGLPASLRDLGIELPRDPSVLKSVVARDKKAGWRGLTIPIVTEVGRWRSVTVDVDSYVEALVKCFG; from the coding sequence ATGAGGGTCTTAAGCAAGGTTTTGTGCTGTCAAGAGACGAAGGCGTTTATAGGGAGGGGGGCGCTGGAGAAGGCTGCTGAGGAGATTCCGGAAAAGGCTAAGATACTTCTCGTCAGACAAGATGTTTTAGAGCCCTCGCCCATTCTAAAGGTTTTTAGGAACATTGTTGACGAAGTTGTCTTGAAAGGTGGTGAAGAGGCTAAGGATATAGAGGTTGTATTGAAGATTGTAGAGAGAATGCATGAAGCAGGCATTCAAAGAAGTGACTATGTGGCGGCCTTTGGGGGTGGGACGCTAACAGATGTAACAGGATTTGCGGCATCCATATATCTTAGAGGCGTCAACTTTGTTGCCATACCAACAACCCTTCTTGGCATGGTAGACGCTGCTATAGGCGGGAAGAATGCTGTAAACTTTAAAAATGTGAAGAATGTTCTTGGCACATTCTACCAGCCTAGAATCATAGTGGCCGACACAAGGTTTCTTGATACACTTCCACAGCAGGAGTATGTAAACGGCTTAGCTGAGGTAATAAAATATGGGCTCGCCTTAGACAAAGAATTGTATGAATTTCTCAGGGGCAATAGTGAAAAGATTCTTAGCAGAGATGAGGAGGCGCTTGAAAGAGTTGTTGAGAGGTCTATAGCTGATAAACTGTTTGTGGTGGAACAGGATGTTTTTGATGTTAAGGGCATTAGAATTGTGTTGAACTTTGGACATACTGTAGGCCATTTAATAGAGTCTCTATCAGGCTTTTCTATAAGCCATGGAAAAGCTGTGGCAGTTGGCATGGCCTACGAATCTCTGGTTTCAGCTTTGATGGGCCTCTCAAGCTATGATGTGCATAGAGAAATAGTTGAAATGCTCAAGATGTATGGTCTGCCGGCAAGTCTTAGAGACCTTGGCATCGAGCTACCTAGAGACCCGAGTGTCCTGAAAAGCGTTGTGGCTAGAGATAAGAAGGCTGGTTGGAGAGGTCTAACAATACCAATTGTAACAGAAGTTGGTAGGTGGAGGTCTGTAACAGTAGATGTGGATAGCTATGTAGAGGCTCTGGTAAAATGTTTTGGATAG
- the aroF gene encoding 3-deoxy-7-phosphoheptulonate synthase, with amino-acid sequence MLFILKSNSDPSQLVEKIVARSASYRVVDLYGRRIVVAWPDKLVEDIVDDSVEVKVKPSRPYQLASSEWKRDKTVVDVDGVEIGGRSVVVAAGPCAIEDEELAIEIAKAVKRAGAKMFRGGAYKPRTSPYSFQGLGEKGLEILKRVYEETGLPIVTEVMDTRDVEKVARYAHMLQIGARNSQNFHLLKEVGKSRKPALLKRGMAMTVEEWLLAAEYMLLEGNGNVVLCERGIRSFEKSTRFTLDIASAVYTKTVTHLPIAVDPSHPAGRRDLVEPLALAAVTAGADMLIIEVHLSPEKALSDNEQQLTIEMFEKLMTRLKAVAEAVGRSV; translated from the coding sequence ATGCTCTTCATCCTAAAAAGCAATTCAGATCCATCGCAATTGGTAGAGAAGATAGTGGCTAGATCAGCATCTTATAGAGTGGTCGACCTATATGGAAGGAGAATAGTTGTTGCATGGCCAGATAAGCTAGTTGAAGACATTGTTGATGACAGTGTCGAGGTGAAGGTCAAGCCCTCTAGACCATACCAGCTAGCGTCTAGTGAGTGGAAGAGGGATAAAACCGTAGTCGATGTTGACGGTGTTGAGATTGGTGGTAGAAGCGTTGTTGTTGCTGCAGGACCCTGCGCGATAGAGGATGAGGAGCTAGCTATAGAAATTGCAAAAGCTGTGAAAAGAGCTGGCGCAAAGATGTTCAGGGGTGGAGCTTACAAGCCTAGGACAAGCCCATACAGTTTCCAGGGTCTTGGGGAAAAAGGGCTCGAGATTTTGAAGAGAGTTTATGAGGAAACTGGGTTGCCCATAGTGACAGAGGTTATGGACACTAGAGACGTTGAGAAGGTGGCTAGATATGCCCACATGCTTCAGATAGGCGCTAGAAACTCTCAGAACTTTCATCTGCTTAAAGAAGTTGGGAAAAGCCGCAAGCCAGCGCTACTCAAAAGGGGTATGGCAATGACCGTTGAGGAGTGGTTGTTGGCGGCAGAGTACATGCTTCTAGAAGGGAATGGAAATGTGGTTCTATGTGAGAGGGGGATAAGATCATTTGAGAAAAGCACCAGATTCACACTTGACATAGCGTCGGCTGTATATACGAAGACCGTTACACACCTACCAATAGCTGTTGATCCTAGCCACCCTGCTGGAAGAAGAGACTTGGTAGAGCCTCTGGCCCTAGCAGCTGTTACAGCAGGAGCGGATATGCTGATTATAGAGGTTCATCTATCACCTGAAAAGGCTTTGAGCGACAATGAACAGCAGCTAACAATAGAGATGTTCGAGAAGCTTATGACAAGGTTAAAAGCTGTTGCAGAAGCTGTTGGAAGATCGGTATGA
- a CDS encoding bifunctional chorismate mutase/prephenate dehydrogenase codes for MLREEIDRIDDEIAELIGKRIELVKRIAELKKRRGVAITDIEREAEVILKWRKRLAKHGVPTDVATSIARDIIASSKAVEIKAMVVDPPKDRDICIVGYGAMAKTLALSFKNEGYRITITGRDVEKATAVGRELGVDAKPIHSALDCCSISILALSMDAFTSGFIDSIAGYMKGKIVMDIFSSKQRVFKHLESLSKDIGFRYISTHPLFGPYSSPTGEKVVLIPSETGYSAIDEAMSLWLSIGVEPVVATLDEHEKAMAVVQTLTHFLLMAYSKAVEKFSKEMGVDVTRFATPTFRDVYAVVARLKKICNTVEEIQRENPYAQEIRSRFLDISRELSFNAGRGLCSSS; via the coding sequence ATGCTTAGGGAGGAAATAGATAGGATAGACGATGAAATTGCCGAGCTCATTGGAAAAAGAATTGAGCTTGTTAAGAGAATAGCCGAGTTGAAGAAGAGAAGAGGTGTGGCAATAACAGATATTGAGAGGGAGGCGGAGGTCATTCTAAAATGGAGAAAGAGGTTAGCAAAACATGGTGTGCCAACAGATGTTGCGACATCAATAGCGAGAGATATTATAGCATCTTCGAAAGCTGTTGAAATAAAAGCGATGGTTGTTGACCCACCTAAAGACAGGGATATATGCATAGTTGGCTACGGTGCTATGGCGAAGACCCTTGCGCTAAGCTTTAAAAACGAAGGATATAGAATCACAATAACAGGTAGAGATGTAGAGAAAGCTACGGCTGTTGGAAGAGAGCTTGGAGTAGATGCAAAACCAATACATAGTGCGCTAGACTGTTGCAGTATTTCAATTCTAGCTCTATCGATGGACGCCTTTACAAGCGGCTTTATAGACTCTATAGCCGGCTATATGAAGGGGAAGATCGTTATGGACATTTTCTCATCTAAACAGAGGGTGTTTAAACATTTGGAGAGTTTGTCAAAGGATATCGGATTCAGATATATCTCTACACATCCGCTCTTTGGACCATATTCTTCTCCCACGGGTGAGAAGGTCGTGTTGATACCAAGTGAGACAGGGTATAGTGCAATAGATGAGGCAATGTCTCTTTGGCTCTCGATAGGTGTAGAACCGGTTGTAGCAACACTGGATGAGCATGAAAAGGCCATGGCAGTTGTCCAAACTTTGACGCATTTTCTTCTAATGGCTTATAGCAAAGCTGTTGAAAAGTTCTCAAAAGAGATGGGAGTCGATGTCACAAGATTTGCTACGCCAACATTTAGAGATGTGTATGCTGTTGTGGCTAGATTGAAAAAGATTTGCAATACTGTTGAGGAGATCCAGAGGGAAAATCCATATGCACAGGAAATCAGATCACGTTTTTTGGATATATCAAGAGAACTGTCTTTTAATGCTGGTAGAGGTCTATGCTCTTCATCCTAA
- a CDS encoding transketolase family protein, whose protein sequence is MLTSVKNFRDALGELLVEIGEEDQNVAVVTADVGKSTRAIKFGELFKDRYFNVGISEQHMITFAAGLARAGAKPVVVAFAAFIMRAWEQIRNSVARMNLNVKIVATHAGYSDFADGSSHQMLEDIALMRVLPNMNVVVPADVGDLRRCLKRIVVEVKNPTYVRIGRDYSPPVTEDMDYRCELGKAYVLREGHDVAIMGSGPILYEALQAAKELEKMGISAAVVNVLSVKPIDREAIVKTAKSVGRIVTVEEHMVFGGVGSAIAEVVAQEYPVPMKMIGATTFGRSARSQQELLEFFGLDRKAIVKACLEVVKNRDRNA, encoded by the coding sequence ATGCTCACTAGTGTGAAGAACTTTAGAGATGCCTTAGGGGAGCTACTTGTTGAGATAGGTGAAGAGGATCAGAATGTCGCTGTTGTCACAGCCGATGTAGGTAAGTCTACAAGGGCTATAAAATTCGGCGAGCTTTTCAAAGATAGATATTTCAATGTTGGCATATCAGAGCAGCATATGATCACATTTGCAGCAGGGCTTGCGAGAGCAGGGGCAAAACCTGTTGTAGTTGCATTTGCAGCATTCATTATGAGGGCCTGGGAGCAGATAAGAAATAGTGTTGCCAGAATGAACCTAAATGTGAAGATAGTTGCTACACATGCTGGCTATAGCGATTTTGCAGATGGCTCTAGCCACCAGATGCTAGAGGACATAGCACTAATGAGAGTATTGCCAAACATGAACGTTGTTGTACCAGCAGATGTGGGTGATCTTAGGAGATGTCTGAAGAGAATTGTTGTTGAGGTGAAGAACCCTACATATGTAAGGATAGGCAGAGACTATTCACCACCTGTAACAGAGGATATGGACTATAGATGCGAGCTTGGCAAGGCCTATGTGTTGAGAGAGGGGCACGATGTCGCTATAATGGGCTCTGGACCAATACTATATGAAGCACTTCAAGCTGCAAAGGAGTTGGAGAAGATGGGTATTAGTGCAGCTGTTGTAAATGTCTTGTCTGTTAAGCCCATAGATAGAGAGGCTATTGTGAAAACTGCCAAGAGCGTCGGTAGGATAGTAACTGTGGAGGAGCATATGGTTTTCGGTGGGGTGGGGAGCGCAATTGCAGAGGTTGTCGCTCAAGAATATCCAGTTCCGATGAAGATGATTGGAGCCACAACATTTGGTAGATCAGCTAGGAGTCAGCAAGAGCTCCTAGAGTTCTTTGGACTGGATAGAAAAGCTATTGTGAAAGCGTGTTTGGAGGTGGTTAAGAATAGAGATAGAAATGCTTAG
- a CDS encoding 1-deoxy-D-xylulose-5-phosphate synthase N-terminal domain-containing protein produces the protein MFGGFDGIRSTPMVKGDAKPILKILSLEKDVEIVEKLSKAAYEDLLVMYEQDRHVHLRSSLTCLKILSVLMARYVNRNGNEVDKDWLILSKGHAVPALYAVLAELGSIPKSELVKINAIGSLLQNHPEISVPSVDVSTGSLGQGLSIGVGIAAWIKRAGGRGRVYVVIGDGEQDEGIVWEAITHAATLKLDNLIVIVDWNGFQLDGNTEEIKPKSYMPLVWKIVGWRVLWANGVDVVSLITALEEAMDSDKPVVIFAQTGNVIESSGAINNAH, from the coding sequence TTGTTTGGTGGTTTTGATGGAATTCGATCTACTCCAATGGTGAAGGGAGATGCAAAGCCAATATTAAAGATTTTAAGTTTAGAGAAAGACGTCGAGATTGTTGAAAAGCTTAGTAAGGCAGCCTATGAAGATCTTCTGGTAATGTATGAACAGGATAGGCATGTGCATCTAAGATCTTCGCTGACCTGTTTAAAGATATTGTCCGTGCTTATGGCTAGGTATGTCAATAGGAATGGCAACGAAGTTGATAAGGACTGGCTCATACTGAGCAAGGGCCATGCTGTACCAGCTCTCTATGCTGTTCTCGCTGAGCTTGGCTCTATACCTAAGTCTGAGCTTGTTAAGATAAATGCTATTGGATCTCTGCTTCAGAATCACCCTGAGATATCTGTGCCAAGTGTTGATGTGTCTACAGGTAGTCTCGGTCAAGGTCTTAGCATTGGTGTTGGTATTGCTGCTTGGATTAAAAGGGCTGGTGGTAGGGGAAGGGTATATGTTGTGATTGGCGATGGTGAGCAAGATGAGGGTATTGTATGGGAGGCTATAACACATGCTGCTACACTAAAGTTGGACAATCTTATCGTAATAGTTGATTGGAACGGTTTCCAACTTGATGGAAATACAGAAGAGATTAAGCCGAAGAGTTACATGCCTCTTGTGTGGAAGATTGTTGGCTGGAGGGTTCTATGGGCTAATGGAGTAGATGTTGTTAGCCTGATAACAGCTTTGGAAGAGGCTATGGATTCCGACAAACCAGTTGTGATATTTGCTCAAACAGGCAATGTGATAGAGTCTAGTGGGGCTATAAACAATGCTCACTAG